From Bradyrhizobium sp. NDS-1, the proteins below share one genomic window:
- a CDS encoding 4Fe-4S dicluster domain-containing protein, with protein sequence MAYKIVASQCTVCGACEFECPNAAISLKRDIYVIDAKKCTECEGHSDTPQCAAVCPMPDTCVPSKTA encoded by the coding sequence ATGGCTTACAAGATCGTCGCTTCGCAATGCACCGTTTGTGGTGCATGTGAGTTCGAGTGTCCCAACGCGGCAATCAGCCTCAAGCGCGACATTTACGTTATCGATGCCAAAAAGTGTACGGAGTGCGAGGGCCATTCCGACACGCCGCAATGCGCGGCCGTCTGTCCGATGCCTGACACCTGTGTCCCGTCTAAGACAGCATAA